Proteins encoded in a region of the Acipenser ruthenus chromosome 54, fAciRut3.2 maternal haplotype, whole genome shotgun sequence genome:
- the LOC117398337 gene encoding leukotriene B4 receptor 1: MENNKTIINLADESIVSNELSTTIGTLILTLVFLIGVPGNLFIIWSILFRTRKRSVTCLLILNLALADGTLMLLTPFFIVYLALQDWVFGIVLCKILFYLCCMNMYASIFLITLMSLDRLVAVAWPRKMAILRKKGLVIKVLVTLWMMTLAFAVPAVVYRYIRTDARENRTVCMPFHKSRGHQVFQYGFETFIGFVVPFSVILGSYGYILRRLRSSKFQRRIRSEKLILAIIVMFGVLWLPYHVVNIIQVVAALSSKDLESRLDHVWKSCRAVASALAFISSCVNPVLYTFAGKGYMKTAGFNFMARLFESTASDSASRKSRRAKPSKERTCLESMELQRSKDTSTDG, encoded by the exons ATGGAAAATAACAAGACAATCATCAACCTAGCAGATGAAAGCATTGTGAGCAATGAGCTTTCCACAACCATCGGCACCCTAATCCTGACTCTGGTTTTCCTGATCGGAGTTCCGGGGAATCTTTTCATAATCTGGAGTATTTTATTCCGGACCCGGAAGCGCTCTGTCACCTGCCTCCTGATTCTTAACCTCGCGCTGGCAGACGGGACTCTGATGCTCCTGACTCCATTCTTCATCGTGTACTTGGCGTTGCAAGACTGGGTTTTTGGGATAGTCCTGTGCAAGATCTTGTTCTACCTCTGCTGTATGAATATGTACGCCAGCATCTTTCTCATTACGCTCATGAGCCTTGATCGCTTGGTGGCCGTGGCTTGGCCCCGTAAAATGGCAATTTTACGGAAGAAAGGGTTGGTGATCAAGGTCTTGGTCACACTGTGGATGATGACTTTGGCATTTGCGGTTCCTGCGGTCGTGTATCGATACATAAGGACCGATGCAAGGGAGAACCGAACTGTCTGCATGCCTTTCCACAAGAGCAGGGGTCACCAGGTATTCCAGTATGGGTTTGAGACGTTCATCGGGTTTGTGGTCCCGTTCTCTGTAATTTTGGGGAGTTATGGGTATATCTTGCGCCGTTTACGGAGCTCCAAGTTCCAAAGGCGCATCCGCAGTGAGAAGCTGATCCTGGCGATCATCGTGATGTTTGGAGTCCTGTGGCTGCCCTACCATGTGGTCAATATCATTCAG GTGGTGGCTGCCCTCTCCTCGAAGGATCTGGAGAGTCGGCTGGACCATGTGTGGAAGAGCTGCCGTGCCGTGGCCTCTGCCCTGGCCTTTATCAGCAGCTGTGTGAACCCTGTGCTGTACACCTTCGCAGGGAAGGGCTACATGAAGACCGCTGGCTTCAACTTCATGGCTAGGCTCTTCGAAAGCACGGCTTCGGACTCAGCCAGCAGGAAATCACGTCGAGCCAAGCCCAGCAAAGAACGCACCTGCCTGGAGTCTATGGAGCTTCAGAGAAGCAAGGATACCTCCACTGATGGATGA
- the LOC117398331 gene encoding leukotriene B4 receptor 1-like, with amino-acid sequence MNTTSKFNTTCNKGSPAIGIGILATAFILGLPGNLFVIWTVLLRLRKRSITSVLILNLAAADAVVLLTAPFFIRYLVVLNWEFGEASCKIMHYICSVNMYASIFIIAFMSLDRLLGVSRPFLSQKVRTKPKVRRVALALWVLAFLLAIPMPFYRKVVTSRGRRWCNPVHTSSEHKVFQYLVETIASFVVPFTVMAVSYLRICLRLRKGKFRRRSRRKSSRLIILVVVSFAVFWMPYHIVNILQVAGMLSGSKALEEFAACMRPTLTAFAFVSSSVNPILYAFAGTAFIRTSGLNFVAKLLERTSSEVSSLKKSGRTLQEKEEEEKSKKGDCMELEQVTNAGQSGEDTPKQDQETNTEAPNC; translated from the coding sequence ATGAACACCACGAGCAAGTTCAACACAACCTGTAACAAAGGATCCCCAGCGATTGGAATCGGCATCCTTGCTACAGCATTCATCCTCGGTCTCCCTGGCAACCTGTTTGTGATCTGGACCGTGCTCCTCAGACTGAGAAAAAGATCCATCACCTCCGTGCTGATCCTAAACCTGGCAGCTGCAGACGCAGTCGTCCTCCTTACAGCCCCGTTCTTCATCCGCTACCTCGTGGTCCTGAACTGGGAATTCGGGGAGGCCTCCTGCAAGATAATGCACTACATCTGCAGTGTCAATATGTACGCCAGCATCTTCATCATTGCCTTCATGAGCCTCGATCGCCTGTTAGGAGTTTCCAGGCCCTTTCTGTCCCAGAAGGTCCGAACGAAGCCTAAAGTCCGCAGGGTAGCCCTGGCGCTCTGGGTATTGGCTTTCCTGCTTGCCATACCCATGCCTTTCTACCGGAAAGTGGTGACCAGCAGGGGCAGGCGATGGTGTAACCCTGTGCACACGAGCAGTGAACACAAAGTGTTCCAGTACCTGGTGGAAACCATAGCCTCTTTCGTGGTCCCTTTTACAGTCATGGCTGTTAGTTATTTGCGCATCTGTCTGAGGCTCAGAAAAGGGAAGTTCAGACGCAGATCCAGGCGTAAGTCGAGTCGGCTGATCATTTTAGTGGTGGTCAGCTTTGCTGTGTTTTGGATGCCGTATCACATTGTTAACATTCTCCAAGTCGCCGGAATGTTGTCTGGTTCGAAGGCGCTGGAGGAATTTGCAGCGTGTATGAGGCCGACTTTGACCGCGTTTGCATTCGTCAGTAGCAGCGTGAATCCCATCCTCTATGCTTTCGCCGGGACTGCGTTCATAAGGACTTCAGGGTTAAACTTTGTGGCGAAGCTTCTGGAAAGGACTTCCTCAGAGGTGAGTAGTTTGAAGAAATCCGGGAGGACACTCCAggagaaggaggaagaggagaaaaGTAAGAAGGGGGATTGCATGGAATTAGAGCAGGTCACAAATGCTGGACAAAGTGGAGAAGACACACCGAAACAGGATCAGGAGACAAATACAGAAGCACCAAACTGTTGA